Proteins encoded in a region of the Nostoc sp. UHCC 0926 genome:
- a CDS encoding cytochrome c oxidase subunit II → MNIRKILNILTVITGAIAVTIISLWIGKQAYSWLPPQAAAESQLIDDLISFLVTLGAFIFLGVTSTLMYSVIFHRAVKDDFTDGPPIDGNMAVEVVWTVIPILLVFWIASYSYQVYEQMGIQGPMQLVHLHNPMGMESAYAAPQKDLAEPVEKIDVLAKQWAWVFHYPEKNITSSELHLPSDRRVRLALQSQDVLHGFYIPAFRLKQDIIPNHTIDFEFTPIRAGKYRLTDSQYSGTYFATMQANVVVESPEDYHQWLAKAATQKPSPANNQANSEYAQAASKSVKTGWVRVAPAAPPLVNYPGRKETN, encoded by the coding sequence ATGAACATCCGCAAGATTTTAAATATTTTAACCGTGATTACGGGTGCGATCGCTGTGACTATTATCAGTCTCTGGATTGGTAAACAGGCTTACTCGTGGCTTCCCCCCCAAGCAGCAGCTGAATCGCAACTAATTGATGATTTGATCAGCTTTTTAGTAACTCTCGGTGCCTTCATCTTCTTGGGAGTAACAAGTACTCTGATGTATTCTGTGATCTTCCATCGGGCAGTCAAAGATGACTTCACTGACGGCCCTCCAATAGATGGTAATATGGCAGTGGAAGTCGTCTGGACAGTCATCCCAATTCTCTTGGTATTTTGGATTGCAAGTTATAGCTACCAAGTCTATGAGCAAATGGGGATTCAAGGGCCGATGCAACTTGTCCATCTGCATAACCCGATGGGGATGGAATCGGCCTATGCAGCACCACAAAAGGACTTAGCGGAACCTGTTGAAAAGATTGATGTTCTAGCTAAACAATGGGCTTGGGTATTCCACTATCCTGAGAAAAATATTACCAGTAGCGAGTTGCATTTGCCTAGCGATCGCCGCGTGCGTTTGGCACTGCAATCACAAGACGTTCTCCACGGCTTCTACATTCCAGCATTCCGCCTCAAACAAGATATTATTCCCAACCACACCATCGACTTTGAATTTACCCCCATCCGTGCGGGTAAATATCGGCTTACCGATTCCCAATATAGCGGCACATACTTTGCCACCATGCAGGCGAATGTAGTTGTCGAATCACCAGAGGATTACCACCAGTGGTTAGCCAAAGCCGCAACCCAAAAACCATCTCCCGCTAACAATCAAGCAAATTCTGAGTATGCCCAAGCAGCCAGTAAGTCAGTCAAAACTGGTTGGGTCAGAGTTGCACCTGCGGCACCTCCTTTGGTCAATTATCCCGGTAGAAAGGAAACAAATTGA
- a CDS encoding DUF2231 domain-containing protein yields MFDYLTSFNDHNLPYPDTIHPIVVHFVIAMVLFAFVCDVVGYFTGKARLFEVGWWNMCVATIAIFVAVIFGQFEAGLARPYDAVKAVLNMHTLLGWSLSGIIAAITAWRYVLRTRNPEKLPIHYMVAGLFLTLIVGLQVYLGDELVWVYGLHTVPVVEALKNGILR; encoded by the coding sequence ATGTTTGATTATCTTACATCTTTCAACGACCACAATTTACCCTACCCAGATACAATTCATCCCATCGTTGTCCACTTCGTAATTGCGATGGTATTGTTTGCCTTTGTCTGCGATGTAGTTGGTTATTTCACTGGTAAAGCTCGTCTTTTTGAGGTGGGTTGGTGGAATATGTGTGTCGCCACGATCGCCATCTTTGTTGCCGTCATCTTTGGTCAGTTTGAAGCTGGCTTGGCAAGACCTTACGATGCTGTTAAGGCAGTACTGAACATGCATACGCTGCTTGGCTGGTCACTGTCTGGAATTATTGCAGCGATTACAGCTTGGCGTTATGTACTTCGCACACGCAACCCTGAAAAATTACCGATTCATTATATGGTAGCGGGGCTATTTTTAACCCTAATAGTTGGTTTGCAAGTATATCTTGGAGATGAACTTGTTTGGGTATATGGACTGCACACAGTGCCAGTTGTTGAAGCATTAAAAAATGGTATTTTGCGATGA
- a CDS encoding sensor histidine kinase has translation MVRLTYPSFRLLLYLEWLLLATAMFMEVVLPFELSWSLLLRVVAIATFSLMGLRLPMVKLETKLFYTALEFGLILLPTTQHSLSSRSVFLLCLVLVMRSCLIFKQLGQLLVLGLSLLCYGTLLLSRPIVPDKFMPDKLIAMSWDWRLSNILLFSLTLVFALLLINALLAERQSREQLEIAHQQLEITNQQLCQYALRIEDQATLQERNRIAREIHDGLGHTLVAQTIQINNTLLFWESNNHKALTFLKQAKELGAEALLEIRRSLSVLRSNPLQGQSLKSAIEKLLTDFQQITGIEPDCKIDLPYTLPTEVNTALYRIVQESLTNICKHAQATSVTVGLLADAGMIHLSIEDNGKGFNPTQNTTGFGLQGMRERAVALGAQLNLHSQLGIGCCISVCLPLSKLLF, from the coding sequence ATGGTTCGCTTGACCTACCCATCGTTTCGTCTGTTGCTTTACCTAGAGTGGCTGTTATTAGCCACGGCAATGTTCATGGAAGTTGTGCTGCCGTTTGAGTTGTCCTGGTCGTTGCTGCTACGAGTTGTTGCGATCGCAACTTTCAGCTTGATGGGCTTAAGACTACCAATGGTGAAGCTGGAAACAAAATTATTTTATACAGCCCTGGAATTCGGTTTAATTTTACTGCCAACAACTCAACATAGCTTATCTAGTCGCTCCGTTTTCCTGCTGTGTCTGGTACTGGTGATGCGGAGTTGCCTGATATTTAAGCAATTGGGACAGTTGCTTGTCTTGGGTTTATCTCTGCTTTGTTATGGAACACTGCTTTTGTCAAGACCGATTGTACCTGATAAGTTTATGCCAGATAAGCTGATCGCCATGTCTTGGGATTGGCGATTAAGTAATATATTATTGTTTAGCTTAACGTTAGTATTCGCTTTATTATTAATTAATGCCTTGCTTGCAGAGCGTCAAAGTCGAGAGCAGTTAGAAATTGCCCATCAGCAATTAGAGATAACCAATCAACAACTGTGTCAGTATGCGCTACGGATTGAAGATCAGGCAACCTTGCAGGAACGCAACCGAATTGCCCGTGAAATTCATGATGGGTTGGGACACACTCTAGTTGCCCAAACTATTCAGATTAATAACACCCTGTTGTTCTGGGAATCAAATAATCACAAAGCATTGACATTTCTCAAACAGGCAAAGGAATTGGGGGCTGAGGCGCTGCTGGAAATTCGGCGATCGCTTTCTGTTTTACGTTCAAATCCTTTGCAAGGACAATCTCTCAAATCAGCCATTGAAAAGCTGCTGACAGATTTTCAGCAAATCACAGGTATTGAACCGGACTGTAAAATTGATCTACCATACACTTTACCAACAGAAGTAAACACGGCCCTTTACCGGATTGTGCAAGAATCGCTGACAAATATTTGCAAACACGCTCAAGCGACGAGTGTCACCGTTGGACTACTGGCTGACGCTGGGATGATTCATCTGTCAATCGAAGATAATGGAAAAGGGTTTAACCCCACTCAAAATACAACCGGGTTTGGGCTACAAGGGATGCGAGAACGAGCGGTTGCACTGGGCGCTCAATTAAATCTCCACAGTCAATTAGGAATAGGTTGCTGTATTTCTGTTTGTTTGCCACTATCAAAGCTGTTGTTTTAG
- a CDS encoding efflux RND transporter permease subunit — MNLSEPFIRRPIMTTLVMAAILIFGFMSYRLLPISDLPSVDYPTIQVSAARPGASPETMAASVARPLEKQFSSIAGLDSLNSTSTLGQTQITLQFNLSRNIDDAAQDVEAAISAASGQIATDLPNPPTYSKVNPADQPILYLYLDSPTLPLSQVDNYAETYLAQKLSTINGVAQVAVYGSQKYAARIQLDPQQLATRQIGLDQVATAIQQGNVDLPTGSLSGNHKNFTVQTNGQLQDAAAYRQLIVSYKDGMPIYLNQLGRIVDSVENDKLASWYNNTRAIILTIQRQPGTNTVQVVDTIKKLLPNLRSQIPASVEIGILYDASQSIRDSVDDVRFTLILTIGLVILVIFLFLRNLSATVIPSLALPVSLIGTFAVMYLLHYSLDNLSLMALTLSVGFVVDDAIVMLENIVRHMEMGERPLEAALNGSREIGFTILSMTLSLVAVFIPMLFMSEVLGRLFHEFAVTIAVAILVSGFVSLSLTPMLCSRFLRPVDHANQSRLYQASEYVFDRLLGLYDWSLKKVLKYHRTTMILSVFLFAVTVGLLVIVPKGFIPSQDTGQITGITQAAQDASFDNLVQHQQTVANLIRQDPNVDAVNSNIGAGASASGSGAAVAANSGSLFIRLKPRSERQLGADEIVQNLRTKLATVPGIQVFLQNPPAIPIGAQQSTGLYQLALQSSDVKPLQEYVPQLVVKMKNLTELQDVNSDLQSASQIQIDIDRDKASTYGITAEQIENTLRNAYGSYQVSTIYAATNEYQVILELAPQYQEDINALLTLYINSSTGVAVPLKTFAKLSQGVSPLMVNHNGRMNAATISFNLAPGVSLGNANQEIEKLIDQVIPASISTNFKGASQVFQSSLPSLGLLLAIAVLVIYLILGVLYEDFIHPITILSGLPSAGFGALLTLIIFHVELNVYSFIGIILLVGIVKKNGIMMVDFAIEAQRNELKKPSEAIYQACLVRFRPIMMTTMAALMGTLPIAIGFGAGSESRRPLGIAVVGGLVFSQILTLYLTPVFYIYMESWRKKLSQVKFRRVFSFTGGRS; from the coding sequence ATGAACCTCTCAGAACCATTTATCCGCCGTCCGATCATGACGACTCTGGTGATGGCGGCGATTTTAATTTTCGGTTTCATGAGTTATCGCTTGCTGCCAATCAGTGATTTACCAAGTGTGGATTATCCCACAATTCAGGTAAGTGCCGCTCGACCGGGAGCCAGCCCCGAAACGATGGCAGCATCGGTTGCCCGTCCCCTAGAGAAACAATTTTCCAGCATTGCCGGACTCGATTCGCTCAACTCAACTAGCACTCTGGGACAGACTCAAATTACTCTGCAATTTAACCTGAGTCGGAATATTGATGATGCGGCGCAGGATGTGGAAGCAGCGATATCGGCAGCATCAGGGCAAATTGCGACGGATTTACCCAATCCTCCCACCTACAGCAAGGTTAACCCCGCCGATCAACCGATTCTTTACCTTTATCTGGACTCTCCGACTCTGCCCCTTTCTCAGGTAGACAATTATGCCGAGACTTATTTGGCGCAAAAGCTATCTACAATCAATGGGGTGGCACAAGTAGCCGTCTATGGTTCCCAAAAGTATGCAGCTCGAATTCAACTCGATCCGCAGCAATTGGCAACGCGGCAAATTGGGTTAGATCAGGTAGCAACGGCGATTCAACAGGGTAACGTTGATTTACCCACCGGCAGTCTTTCGGGAAATCACAAGAATTTTACAGTCCAAACCAACGGGCAACTCCAGGATGCGGCTGCTTATCGTCAGCTGATTGTGTCTTACAAAGATGGAATGCCCATCTATCTCAATCAACTAGGTAGGATTGTTGACAGTGTAGAAAATGACAAGTTAGCAAGCTGGTACAACAATACCCGCGCGATTATTCTCACCATTCAAAGACAGCCCGGAACCAATACGGTGCAAGTCGTAGACACGATTAAGAAATTGCTCCCAAATTTGCGAAGCCAGATTCCGGCATCCGTGGAAATCGGGATTCTCTATGATGCGTCTCAGTCGATTAGAGACTCAGTGGATGATGTCAGATTTACGTTGATTTTGACCATTGGGTTAGTTATCTTAGTGATTTTCCTCTTTTTGCGGAACCTTTCGGCGACGGTGATTCCCAGTTTGGCATTACCCGTTTCGCTGATTGGTACTTTTGCGGTGATGTATTTGCTGCACTACTCATTAGATAACCTGTCGCTGATGGCGTTAACCCTTTCTGTGGGCTTCGTAGTGGATGATGCGATCGTCATGCTAGAAAATATCGTCCGTCACATGGAAATGGGAGAACGACCGTTAGAAGCGGCGTTGAATGGGTCAAGAGAAATTGGTTTCACAATTCTGTCGATGACGCTTTCTTTGGTTGCAGTCTTCATCCCCATGTTGTTCATGAGTGAAGTACTGGGACGATTATTTCATGAATTTGCTGTGACGATCGCAGTTGCAATTCTCGTATCTGGTTTCGTGTCTTTGAGTCTGACTCCGATGTTGTGCAGCCGTTTTCTACGTCCTGTAGACCATGCTAATCAAAGTCGGTTATATCAAGCTTCCGAATATGTGTTCGATCGCTTGCTGGGTCTGTACGATTGGAGTCTGAAAAAAGTCTTAAAATATCACCGCACCACGATGATTTTATCTGTCTTTCTATTCGCGGTGACAGTTGGGCTGTTGGTGATAGTACCCAAAGGCTTTATTCCTAGCCAAGATACCGGACAAATTACAGGCATTACCCAAGCAGCGCAGGATGCATCTTTCGATAATCTTGTCCAGCATCAGCAGACAGTTGCTAACCTGATCCGTCAAGACCCGAATGTAGATGCAGTCAACTCCAATATCGGGGCGGGAGCCAGTGCTAGTGGCAGTGGAGCAGCAGTTGCAGCCAATTCCGGGAGTTTGTTTATTCGGTTAAAACCGCGATCAGAGCGCCAACTTGGGGCAGACGAAATCGTTCAAAATTTGCGAACCAAACTCGCCACTGTTCCAGGCATCCAAGTATTCTTACAAAATCCCCCAGCGATTCCCATTGGCGCTCAACAAAGTACAGGACTTTATCAATTAGCACTCCAAAGTTCTGATGTCAAACCCTTGCAGGAGTATGTTCCTCAACTTGTTGTCAAGATGAAAAACTTGACAGAACTCCAGGATGTCAACAGCGATTTACAGTCTGCTTCCCAAATTCAAATTGACATTGACCGCGATAAAGCCTCAACTTATGGGATCACCGCCGAGCAAATCGAAAATACCCTGAGAAATGCCTACGGTTCCTACCAAGTGTCAACCATCTATGCAGCGACCAATGAATATCAGGTGATTCTGGAATTAGCGCCCCAGTATCAGGAGGATATCAATGCTTTGTTGACATTGTACATTAACTCCAGCACCGGAGTGGCAGTTCCTCTGAAGACATTTGCCAAACTATCTCAAGGGGTCAGCCCGTTAATGGTCAATCATAACGGTCGAATGAACGCCGCTACCATTTCCTTTAACCTCGCCCCTGGTGTGTCCTTGGGAAATGCCAACCAAGAGATTGAAAAACTGATTGATCAGGTGATTCCTGCTAGCATTAGCACCAACTTTAAGGGTGCAAGCCAGGTATTTCAAAGTTCACTGCCGAGTTTGGGTTTACTGTTAGCGATCGCTGTCCTAGTAATTTATCTGATCCTTGGTGTACTCTATGAGGATTTCATTCACCCGATTACGATTCTTTCCGGTTTGCCTTCAGCAGGTTTTGGTGCATTGTTAACGCTGATAATATTCCATGTCGAACTGAATGTTTACTCCTTCATCGGCATAATTCTCTTAGTGGGCATCGTCAAGAAAAACGGAATTATGATGGTGGACTTTGCCATTGAAGCCCAGCGAAATGAATTGAAAAAGCCATCTGAGGCGATTTATCAAGCCTGCTTAGTGCGTTTCCGCCCAATTATGATGACGACAATGGCAGCGCTAATGGGAACCTTACCGATAGCGATCGGATTTGGGGCTGGCTCAGAATCCCGCCGTCCTCTAGGTATTGCAGTTGTGGGCGGACTGGTGTTTTCGCAGATATTGACCCTGTATTTAACTCCCGTATTCTACATCTACATGGAATCATGGCGGAAGAAGCTCAGTCAAGTTAAGTTCCGTCGAGTCTTCTCATTTACAGGCGGGCGATCGTGA
- a CDS encoding S41 family peptidase produces MFKQKLILKIELAIIAAILAGSSLYASKALGKPQASPQKLVDEVWQILDKNYVDVSFNHQDWKAIRQQYLSRSYSSNKQAYGAIQEMVAKLGDRYTEFFDPEEFLALNKDLSGNLSGVGLELALNEKTKALTVIAPIQGTPAFRAGILPDDVIVQINGQKTQGMKIEDAVKRILGPVGTKVVLMIQRGSQSQTFNLTRANIAIHPVTYNTQTTAVGKIGYIRLPEFTQTAPVEMHRAIQALEKQQVQGYVLDLRSDPGGLLDASLQIASMWLKEGAIVSLVNRDQVKDSYNASGHPLTNKPLVILVDKGSASASEILSGALQDDNRARLVGTRTFGKGLVQSVEPLSDGSALKLTIAKYYTPKGRDINHVGIAPDINVELTKAQQKALVQNRTLGTLADPQYARAVADLSKLIQSGANHLSLQRGQ; encoded by the coding sequence ATGTTCAAGCAAAAATTGATCCTCAAGATAGAACTCGCTATTATCGCAGCAATCCTGGCAGGAAGTAGTCTTTACGCTTCAAAAGCTCTAGGTAAACCCCAAGCTAGCCCCCAAAAACTCGTGGATGAGGTGTGGCAAATCCTAGATAAAAATTACGTTGATGTCAGCTTTAACCATCAAGATTGGAAAGCAATTCGACAGCAGTATCTTAGCCGCTCCTATAGTTCCAACAAACAGGCTTATGGGGCGATTCAAGAAATGGTGGCTAAATTAGGCGATCGTTATACGGAGTTTTTCGACCCCGAAGAATTTCTTGCCCTAAATAAAGACCTTTCTGGCAACCTCAGTGGTGTCGGGTTAGAACTGGCACTGAATGAAAAAACTAAAGCCTTAACTGTTATCGCCCCGATTCAAGGAACGCCTGCTTTTAGGGCGGGTATTTTGCCGGACGATGTAATTGTCCAGATTAACGGTCAAAAAACTCAGGGGATGAAAATTGAGGATGCCGTTAAGCGGATTCTGGGCCCGGTGGGAACCAAGGTAGTACTGATGATTCAACGGGGTAGCCAATCGCAAACTTTCAACCTTACCCGCGCAAATATTGCTATCCATCCTGTAACTTACAACACGCAAACAACAGCAGTGGGTAAGATTGGTTACATTCGTTTACCAGAGTTTACGCAAACTGCTCCGGTAGAGATGCATCGGGCAATTCAAGCCTTAGAAAAACAGCAGGTGCAGGGCTACGTTTTGGATCTGCGTTCTGACCCAGGTGGACTGCTGGATGCAAGTTTGCAAATTGCCAGTATGTGGTTGAAGGAAGGGGCAATAGTATCTTTGGTAAATCGAGACCAAGTTAAAGATAGCTACAATGCGTCAGGACATCCTCTCACAAACAAACCCTTAGTGATCCTGGTCGATAAGGGATCTGCTAGCGCCAGCGAAATTCTGTCGGGAGCATTGCAAGATGACAATCGCGCCAGGTTAGTAGGGACTCGCACCTTCGGTAAAGGTTTAGTTCAATCCGTAGAGCCACTTTCTGATGGTTCGGCGCTGAAACTAACGATCGCCAAATACTACACACCCAAAGGTCGAGATATCAATCATGTCGGCATTGCACCAGATATTAATGTGGAGTTAACCAAGGCACAACAGAAAGCATTGGTGCAAAATCGAACCTTGGGGACATTAGCTGATCCTCAGTATGCTAGGGCGGTTGCTGACCTAAGTAAATTGATTCAGTCCGGTGCCAATCATCTAAGTTTACAACGTGGGCAATAA
- a CDS encoding efflux RND transporter periplasmic adaptor subunit, whose translation MNHEISNDLTEDSIKPELSRSPKKRSPKKISLVILGMVLLGGLVFFGIHAGAAKSDKTEKSGRNRQQVTPVTVAMVTQKTVPVQLQAIGNVQSGSTVSITPEASGRIIGVYFKKGQDVKKGQLLFTLDDRSQTAAIQQAQGIVVKDQAQVQQARATLARDLGQVDQARATLIKDQALVRQAQATLAKDQAQAQFAEGQSDRYGALYKKGAISLDQAQQYVSNSKSATATLQADREAIANAEAVLKSDRVALTNAGAVVQGDQAAIANTQAVVRSDQGALDNTKVQLSYAKIYAPIDGRAGNILVTLGNVVQANSTTPLVTLTQIRPIQVAFSIPETNLPQVQKYMENGKLKVDVTFPDDQAHSIPGVLAFVNNTVDNTTGTIQLIGDFDNTQGHLFPGQFVNATLTLTEEPNATVVPSQAVQNGPDGQFVFVVKPDMTVENVPVTVSNSINGLDVVEKGPQPGDKIVTDGQANLVSGSKIRIKTAGNNSNADGNSSKSRRGRGAGGREQGGQRPNSGGGDS comes from the coding sequence ATGAACCATGAAATTTCTAACGATTTGACTGAGGACAGTATAAAACCGGAGCTATCACGATCGCCAAAAAAGCGCTCGCCAAAAAAGATTAGTTTAGTAATTTTGGGCATGGTGTTGCTGGGTGGGCTGGTTTTTTTTGGTATCCATGCGGGTGCAGCCAAGTCAGACAAAACTGAAAAATCTGGCCGGAATCGCCAGCAAGTAACGCCTGTAACTGTGGCAATGGTGACACAAAAAACGGTTCCGGTACAATTGCAGGCGATCGGTAATGTGCAATCGGGGTCTACAGTATCAATTACGCCCGAAGCTAGTGGACGGATCATTGGAGTTTATTTCAAGAAAGGTCAAGACGTAAAAAAGGGACAACTTTTGTTTACTCTGGATGACCGATCGCAAACTGCTGCAATCCAGCAAGCTCAAGGAATTGTAGTGAAAGACCAAGCGCAGGTACAACAAGCAAGAGCTACATTAGCTAGAGACTTGGGTCAGGTAGACCAAGCTAGGGCGACTTTAATCAAAGACCAAGCCTTGGTGCGACAAGCCCAGGCGACTTTAGCCAAGGATCAAGCCCAAGCACAATTTGCCGAAGGACAGAGCGATCGCTATGGTGCGTTATATAAGAAGGGTGCTATCAGTTTAGATCAAGCACAGCAATATGTTTCCAATAGCAAATCAGCTACAGCAACCCTACAAGCAGATCGAGAAGCGATCGCTAATGCTGAGGCTGTTTTGAAAAGCGATCGAGTGGCGCTGACTAATGCCGGAGCAGTTGTCCAGGGCGATCAAGCTGCGATCGCTAATACTCAAGCCGTTGTCCGTTCCGACCAGGGAGCATTAGACAATACCAAAGTGCAATTATCTTACGCCAAAATTTATGCGCCGATTGATGGTCGCGCTGGCAATATTCTGGTGACTCTGGGCAATGTGGTGCAAGCCAACAGCACGACTCCACTTGTTACCCTGACCCAAATTCGCCCGATTCAAGTTGCTTTTTCTATTCCTGAAACAAATCTGCCCCAAGTCCAAAAGTATATGGAGAATGGCAAGCTAAAGGTAGATGTGACGTTCCCCGATGATCAAGCTCATTCAATACCAGGTGTTTTGGCATTTGTCAATAATACGGTCGATAACACTACGGGGACAATTCAACTGATTGGCGACTTTGACAACACTCAAGGACATTTGTTTCCCGGTCAATTTGTCAACGCAACGCTAACGCTAACCGAAGAACCGAATGCAACAGTTGTTCCCTCCCAAGCCGTGCAGAATGGCCCAGATGGTCAGTTTGTCTTTGTAGTTAAACCTGACATGACGGTAGAAAATGTCCCGGTTACAGTTAGTAACAGCATTAATGGACTAGATGTGGTTGAGAAAGGGCCGCAACCAGGCGATAAAATTGTCACCGATGGTCAAGCGAATCTCGTTTCAGGAAGCAAAATCCGCATCAAAACAGCCGGCAATAACTCAAATGCAGATGGAAATTCCTCGAAGTCAAGAAGAGGAAGGGGGGCAGGGGGCAGGGAGCAGGGGGGACAACGCCCCAACTCAGGCGGAGGTGATTCATGA
- a CDS encoding DUF2231 domain-containing protein, whose protein sequence is MNSELIDQLSTQLGTNGLPYTIPIHPNLVHFTLGLFIIGITFDIVGVLFPLEIWVFKYFAITVKRANFFDVGWYNMIASSIITFFTVGAGFYEMLLAAPPTDVKSAWGLQAMQTMIWHGIGGVFLLGLILGMTIWRGWQRYVWDKQAYKQTDREVQWIYLFAGIAIMFIMFIHGTLGAQLATEFGVHNTADNLLRLGQDLNTTLK, encoded by the coding sequence ATGAACTCGGAACTAATTGACCAATTAAGTACACAACTAGGTACCAACGGACTGCCTTACACCATTCCTATTCATCCTAACTTAGTCCATTTCACTTTGGGTTTGTTCATCATTGGGATTACCTTTGATATCGTTGGTGTGCTGTTTCCCTTAGAAATATGGGTCTTCAAATATTTTGCGATTACTGTAAAACGTGCCAACTTCTTTGATGTTGGCTGGTACAACATGATCGCTTCCAGCATTATCACTTTTTTCACTGTGGGGGCAGGCTTTTACGAAATGCTTTTAGCAGCACCACCTACTGATGTCAAGAGTGCCTGGGGATTACAGGCAATGCAAACCATGATTTGGCATGGTATAGGTGGCGTCTTTTTATTAGGACTGATTCTTGGCATGACCATCTGGAGAGGATGGCAACGCTACGTCTGGGACAAACAAGCATATAAACAGACAGATAGAGAAGTGCAGTGGATCTATCTGTTCGCAGGCATAGCAATCATGTTCATTATGTTCATCCACGGCACACTAGGAGCGCAACTAGCCACCGAATTTGGCGTACACAATACAGCAGATAATTTGCTGCGATTGGGCCAAGACCTGAACACAACACTCAAATAA
- a CDS encoding response regulator transcription factor: MIRILLVDDQHLIRQGLKSMLESNAQMQVIGEAENGQRALEVIPALQPDIVLMDIRMPVMDGVAATKAIAQQYPDIKVLVLTTFDDDQYVYQAMRLGAKGYLLKDTEPDELMLAIRAVYKGQTLLGPGLFEKALMPITAPVPSVQIPPELAQLTPRELDVLRLIACGANNREIAESLFLSENTVKNYVTNILSRLNLRDRTQAALFAHSLF, encoded by the coding sequence ATGATTCGGATTTTATTAGTTGACGATCAGCATCTTATTCGCCAGGGACTTAAGAGTATGCTTGAGTCGAATGCCCAGATGCAGGTAATCGGTGAGGCGGAGAATGGGCAACGCGCACTCGAGGTGATTCCTGCACTGCAACCTGATATTGTGCTAATGGATATTCGGATGCCCGTAATGGATGGAGTTGCCGCAACAAAAGCGATCGCTCAACAATATCCTGACATTAAGGTTCTCGTTCTGACCACCTTCGATGATGATCAGTATGTTTACCAGGCGATGCGGCTGGGTGCAAAGGGCTATTTACTCAAGGACACCGAACCTGATGAATTAATGTTGGCAATTCGAGCCGTCTACAAGGGACAAACCCTACTTGGCCCGGGATTGTTTGAGAAAGCCCTCATGCCGATTACCGCACCTGTCCCGTCTGTGCAAATCCCTCCAGAATTGGCGCAACTTACACCCAGAGAATTAGATGTATTGCGGTTAATTGCTTGTGGAGCCAATAACCGTGAAATTGCTGAATCGCTGTTTCTTTCAGAAAACACTGTTAAGAATTATGTTACCAATATTCTGAGTCGGTTGAATTTACGCGATCGCACTCAAGCCGCTTTGTTTGCCCATTCCTTGTTCTGA
- a CDS encoding phosphate-starvation-inducible PsiE family protein, with protein MLKGLTSKLNNWLQRNRIVRNLEFFQDFIIISLCLGLFCVMLIRLGDMFFSFLHPLDLRQVTSDILFILILVELFRLLIDHLQQQRTSVTAAVEITIVSALREVILRGVLEIPRDQIFGIAIFLLVLTAIMVALPWISRFLEQVKIYHPETTEKTQFLAENHLTSD; from the coding sequence ATGCTAAAAGGACTAACTTCAAAGTTAAATAACTGGTTGCAAAGAAATAGAATTGTCCGAAACTTGGAGTTTTTTCAAGACTTTATTATCATTTCTCTCTGCCTGGGTTTATTCTGTGTGATGCTGATCCGACTCGGAGATATGTTCTTCTCCTTTTTGCATCCCTTGGATTTGCGGCAAGTAACATCTGATATTCTGTTCATTTTGATTTTAGTAGAGTTGTTCCGCCTGTTAATTGATCATCTACAACAACAGAGAACATCCGTGACCGCAGCAGTAGAAATTACTATTGTTTCTGCTTTAAGAGAGGTAATTTTACGTGGGGTTCTCGAAATTCCCCGTGACCAAATTTTTGGAATAGCGATATTTTTACTAGTGTTAACAGCAATTATGGTGGCTTTACCTTGGATATCTCGTTTTCTTGAACAGGTCAAAATTTACCACCCCGAAACAACAGAAAAAACGCAATTTTTGGCTGAGAACCATCTAACTTCTGATTAA